One genomic segment of Synechocystis sp. LKSZ1 includes these proteins:
- the ppc gene encoding phosphoenolpyruvate carboxylase — translation MTVTPGSQGGEESVLYHRLRLMEDLWERVLRSECGQELVDLLKELRLQNSPEIRDAEITASLQLEITERIEKLELNEAIRAARAFALYFQLINIVEQHYEQREQERNRWESTQETAFYDEAGSEEEIIPPLELSLLKKSLWQEDGAIQVGTFHWLFGELKRLNVPPQQIQRLLDQLDVRLVITAHPTEIVRHTIRRKQRRIDRVLRKLDQLQVSVPNPDWLNTWEAKAVTEQLMEEIRFWWRTDELHQFKPTVLDEVDYSLHYFDEVLFNAIPELSKRLRQALRDNFPWLKAPSANFCHFGSWVGGDRDGNPSVTPEVTWQTACYQRGLVINKYLHSLGELTAILSPSLHWCKVSQELLDSLERDRLELPKIYEEVSLRYRQEPYRMKLAYIQQRLENTLQRNKRLANPEERQNLAKTPSLQHYRTGQAFLEELQLIQRNLIETGLSCLELENLITQVEVYGFNLAQLDFRQESSRHAEAITEIADYLGVLPRPYDQLTETEKLTWLGTELQTRRPLIPLEMPFSERTRETIETLRTLRHLQQEFGTDICQTYIISMTNDASDVLEVLLLAKEGGLYDPGTGIASVRIVPLFETVEDLKNAPGIMAALFDRLFYRAAVAGGYRALEPGPSHPPVALLQPANLQEVMVGYSDSNKDSGFLSSNWEIHKAQKALQQVAQQYGLILRLFHGRGGSVGRGGGPAYKAILAQPAGTVDGRIKITEQGEVLASKYSLPELALYNLETLTTAVIQSSLLKSSFDYIEPWNRIMEELAASSRQVYRSLIYEDPDFLDFFLSVTPIPEISELQISSRPARRSSGKRDLSTLRAIPWVFSWTQSRFLLPAWYGVGSALQGFIDQDPVKNLKLLRYFYYKWPFFNMVISKVEMTLSKVDLTIASHYVQELSKPEDRQRFGRIFQQISDEYNLTRELTLQITGHQHLLDGDRSLQQSVHLRNRTIVPLGFLQVSLLKRLRQVTQEAEASGIRYRRYSKEELLRGALLTINGIAAGMRNTG, via the coding sequence ATGACGGTTACACCGGGGAGCCAAGGAGGGGAAGAATCGGTCCTTTACCACCGCCTCCGCCTGATGGAAGACCTTTGGGAGCGGGTACTCCGCAGTGAGTGCGGCCAGGAACTGGTTGATCTATTAAAGGAACTGCGACTACAAAATTCCCCAGAAATCCGGGATGCCGAAATCACCGCTTCCCTGCAATTAGAAATCACGGAACGCATCGAAAAATTAGAACTGAATGAAGCCATCCGTGCCGCTCGGGCCTTTGCGCTCTATTTCCAACTGATCAATATTGTGGAACAGCACTACGAGCAACGGGAGCAGGAACGCAATCGTTGGGAATCCACCCAGGAAACGGCCTTTTACGATGAAGCCGGTAGCGAGGAAGAAATTATTCCGCCCCTGGAACTCAGCCTCCTGAAAAAGAGCCTTTGGCAGGAAGACGGGGCCATTCAGGTGGGGACGTTTCACTGGTTGTTTGGGGAACTGAAGCGGTTAAATGTGCCGCCCCAACAAATCCAGCGCCTACTGGATCAATTGGATGTGCGTCTGGTGATTACGGCCCACCCCACGGAAATCGTCCGCCACACCATTCGCCGCAAACAACGCCGCATTGACCGGGTTCTGCGGAAACTGGATCAACTCCAGGTGTCCGTACCCAACCCTGATTGGCTGAATACCTGGGAGGCCAAGGCTGTAACCGAGCAGTTAATGGAGGAGATTCGTTTCTGGTGGCGTACTGATGAATTGCACCAGTTCAAGCCTACAGTTCTGGACGAAGTAGATTACTCCCTGCACTATTTCGATGAAGTCCTGTTCAATGCCATTCCAGAGCTCTCTAAGCGTCTACGCCAGGCCCTGCGCGATAATTTCCCCTGGTTAAAGGCCCCCAGTGCCAACTTTTGCCACTTTGGTTCTTGGGTCGGCGGTGACCGGGATGGTAACCCCTCCGTGACCCCTGAAGTTACCTGGCAAACGGCCTGCTACCAGCGGGGCCTGGTAATTAATAAGTACCTCCATTCTCTCGGTGAATTAACCGCTATTCTGAGTCCTTCCCTGCACTGGTGTAAGGTTTCCCAGGAATTGCTGGATTCCCTAGAGCGAGACCGTCTGGAATTGCCCAAGATCTATGAAGAGGTATCCCTGCGCTACCGCCAGGAACCCTACCGCATGAAACTGGCTTATATTCAACAGCGTCTCGAAAATACCCTGCAACGCAATAAACGCTTGGCCAATCCAGAGGAGCGGCAAAATTTAGCCAAAACCCCTTCCCTCCAGCACTACCGCACCGGCCAGGCCTTTTTGGAGGAGCTACAACTCATTCAACGCAACCTGATCGAAACCGGCCTGAGTTGTCTAGAGCTAGAGAATTTGATTACCCAAGTTGAAGTGTACGGCTTTAACCTGGCCCAGCTAGATTTCCGCCAAGAGTCCTCCCGTCATGCCGAGGCCATTACCGAAATTGCCGATTATCTGGGCGTGTTGCCCCGGCCCTACGACCAACTAACGGAGACCGAAAAACTGACCTGGCTGGGAACGGAACTACAAACCCGTCGTCCCCTAATTCCCCTGGAAATGCCCTTTTCAGAGCGAACCCGCGAAACCATCGAAACCCTGCGGACGTTGCGTCATCTTCAACAGGAGTTTGGGACAGATATCTGCCAAACCTACATTATCAGCATGACCAACGATGCTAGTGATGTGCTAGAAGTTCTCCTGCTAGCCAAGGAAGGGGGCCTCTACGACCCTGGTACGGGCATTGCCTCTGTACGCATTGTGCCTCTCTTTGAAACGGTAGAAGACCTCAAAAATGCGCCGGGGATCATGGCGGCCTTATTTGACCGACTCTTCTATCGGGCAGCGGTGGCCGGTGGCTACAGAGCCTTAGAACCGGGGCCGTCTCATCCTCCGGTAGCCTTGCTGCAACCGGCCAATCTCCAGGAAGTGATGGTGGGCTACTCCGATAGCAATAAGGATTCGGGCTTTTTAAGCAGTAACTGGGAAATTCACAAGGCCCAAAAGGCCCTCCAGCAGGTGGCCCAGCAGTATGGTTTGATCCTGCGTCTCTTCCATGGTCGTGGTGGCTCCGTGGGACGGGGAGGCGGCCCGGCCTACAAGGCTATTTTGGCCCAACCAGCAGGAACCGTAGATGGCCGCATCAAAATTACGGAGCAGGGGGAAGTCCTGGCCTCGAAGTACTCCCTGCCGGAACTGGCCCTGTACAACCTAGAAACTCTCACCACTGCTGTGATCCAATCCAGCCTGCTCAAGAGTAGTTTTGACTACATCGAACCCTGGAACCGCATCATGGAGGAGTTAGCCGCCTCCTCTCGCCAGGTTTACCGGAGTCTGATCTATGAAGATCCGGATTTTCTGGATTTCTTCCTCTCTGTTACCCCCATTCCCGAAATTAGTGAACTGCAAATTAGCTCTCGTCCAGCACGGCGTAGTAGCGGTAAACGAGATCTAAGTACTCTGCGGGCCATTCCCTGGGTCTTTAGTTGGACTCAAAGCCGCTTTCTGTTGCCGGCCTGGTACGGTGTCGGTTCGGCCCTTCAGGGCTTTATTGACCAAGACCCGGTTAAAAACCTGAAATTATTGCGCTATTTCTACTACAAATGGCCCTTCTTTAATATGGTGATCTCCAAGGTAGAAATGACTCTTTCCAAGGTAGATTTGACCATTGCTTCTCACTACGTCCAAGAATTGTCTAAACCGGAAGACCGCCAGCGTTTCGGCCGCATTTTTCAACAGATCTCTGATGAATACAATCTAACCAGGGAACTGACTCTGCAAATCACCGGCCACCAACATCTTTTGGATGGTGACCGCAGTCTCCAACAATCTGTTCATCTGCGAAATCGCACAATTGTTCCACTTGGATTTCTTCAGGTATCCCTGCTCAAGCGCCTGCGCCAAGTGACCCAAGAAGCCGAGGCCAGCGGCATTCGTTACCGTCGTTATTCCAAGGAAGAGTTACTGCGGGGGGCCCTGCTTACTATCAATGGCATCGCGGCCGGCATGCGCAATACCGGTTGA
- a CDS encoding TspO/MBR family protein yields the protein MMMIPAWLCIGVVAFAVAFVLNRLSPKDLRWFNRLQRPAWLTFEGAIPWIWITIFICGALSATLTWQAVAPRQSAWPWMAGYLVLEVAVMAYTPVMCKLRSLRVGTAIGALGFFIGLALALAVFPISASAGLFLVPYLLWSPIGTYVTWAMIPLNPWDA from the coding sequence CTGATGATGATTCCTGCTTGGCTTTGCATTGGTGTGGTCGCTTTTGCCGTGGCCTTTGTGCTCAACCGCCTTTCCCCCAAGGATTTGCGTTGGTTTAATCGCCTCCAGCGGCCGGCCTGGTTAACCTTTGAAGGGGCCATTCCCTGGATCTGGATCACGATTTTTATCTGTGGGGCCCTGTCCGCGACCTTGACTTGGCAAGCGGTTGCGCCTCGCCAATCGGCCTGGCCCTGGATGGCTGGCTACCTGGTCTTGGAAGTAGCGGTGATGGCCTATACGCCGGTGATGTGTAAGCTTCGTAGTCTACGGGTCGGAACTGCCATTGGAGCCTTGGGATTTTTCATTGGCTTGGCCCTGGCCCTAGCGGTGTTTCCCATATCTGCCTCGGCAGGCTTGTTCCTGGTGCCCTACCTCCTCTGGAGTCCTATCGGTACCTACGTCACCTGGGCCATGATTCCCCTCAATCCCTGGGATGCCTAG
- a CDS encoding LysR family transcriptional regulator → MRIEQLQAFLAVADSGNFGQAARQFGITQSTVSRQIQSLEQALGLPLFHRTAQAKLTIAGEKLVPRARRICQEWSQASEEIADLQAGKQRELCVAAVHSVCSHYLPSVLQQFCQDYPQVQLRVTALGSDRALKVLRDGLVDIAVVMNNRYLTSSADLVVELLYEEMIEVLMAADHPLAQYEQVSWDSLLAYPQVVFKDGYGMQRLVQDWFNQQNAEPKVVMELNTLDAFRGVVRQGKMLALLPKTALLEAHHDPSLAVRPLAPIPGSTQQLSRQIVLVTTGDRLKIPPIAHFCQLVRDWNQSFVTARPGLAGAKVRSPSIPVRP, encoded by the coding sequence ATGCGGATTGAGCAGTTACAGGCTTTTTTGGCCGTCGCCGATAGCGGCAATTTTGGCCAGGCCGCCCGTCAATTTGGTATTACCCAATCAACGGTAAGTCGTCAAATCCAATCTTTGGAACAGGCCTTAGGCTTACCTCTCTTCCATCGCACCGCCCAGGCTAAGCTGACTATTGCTGGCGAGAAGTTAGTGCCCCGCGCTCGGCGCATTTGCCAAGAATGGAGTCAGGCCAGTGAAGAAATTGCCGATCTCCAGGCCGGTAAGCAACGAGAATTGTGTGTAGCGGCAGTGCATTCCGTCTGCTCCCATTACCTGCCATCAGTACTGCAACAATTTTGCCAGGATTATCCCCAGGTACAATTGCGGGTGACGGCCCTGGGGAGTGACCGGGCCCTCAAGGTGCTCCGCGATGGCTTGGTGGACATTGCCGTGGTGATGAATAATCGCTATCTAACGTCGAGCGCCGATCTGGTCGTGGAATTACTCTACGAAGAGATGATCGAAGTACTTATGGCCGCTGACCATCCCTTAGCTCAGTATGAGCAAGTGTCGTGGGATAGTTTATTGGCCTATCCCCAGGTGGTTTTTAAAGATGGCTACGGCATGCAACGCCTGGTGCAAGATTGGTTCAACCAACAGAATGCAGAACCCAAGGTGGTGATGGAACTCAATACCCTCGATGCCTTTCGCGGGGTAGTGCGTCAGGGAAAAATGTTGGCCCTGCTCCCGAAAACGGCCCTGCTCGAAGCCCATCACGATCCCAGTCTAGCGGTGCGCCCCCTGGCCCCGATTCCAGGTTCCACACAACAATTGAGTCGCCAAATCGTATTGGTGACAACCGGCGACCGCCTTAAAATTCCGCCCATTGCCCACTTTTGCCAATTAGTGCGGGATTGGAATCAGTCCTTTGTTACCGCTCGTCCTGGCCTCGCGGGAGCAAAAGTTCGCTCCCCTTCAATCCCGGTTCGTCCTTGA
- a CDS encoding Ni/Fe hydrogenase subunit alpha: MSKTIVIDPVTRIEGHAKISVFLNDQGEVDDVRFHVVEYRGFEKFCEGRPMWEMAGITARICGICPVSHLLCAAKTGDKILAVQVPPAGEKLRRLMNLGQITQSHALSFFHLSSPDFLLGWDSDPAQRNVFGLIAADLDLARAGIRLRQFGQTVIELLGAKKIHAAWSVPGGVRSPLSEEGRQWIIDRLPESKQTIYLALNLFKGLLDKLTTEVEQFGKFPSLFMSLVGKQGEWEHYGGHLRFTDSEGHIVADNLSEDNYRDFIGESVEKWSYLKFPYYKPLGYPDGIYRVGPLARLNVCSHIGTPEANRELTEYRQRAGGVATSSFFYHYARLLEILACLEAIERLMDDPDILSKNCRAKAGINQLEAVGVSEAPRGTLFHHYNVDENGLIQKVNLIIATGNNNLAMNKTVAQIAKHYIHNHDVREGFLNRVEAGIRCYDPCLSCSTHAIGQMPMQIEIIGADGSVQRTLQRDP; encoded by the coding sequence ATGTCTAAAACCATTGTTATTGATCCCGTTACCCGCATTGAGGGCCACGCTAAAATCTCTGTCTTTCTCAATGACCAAGGCGAAGTTGATGATGTTCGCTTTCATGTGGTGGAGTACCGGGGCTTTGAAAAGTTCTGCGAGGGCCGTCCCATGTGGGAAATGGCGGGAATTACGGCTCGCATCTGCGGCATTTGTCCGGTGAGTCATCTCCTCTGTGCCGCCAAAACCGGGGATAAAATTTTGGCCGTTCAAGTCCCACCGGCCGGGGAAAAACTCCGTCGCCTTATGAATCTGGGCCAAATTACCCAGTCCCATGCCCTTAGCTTTTTCCACCTCAGTAGCCCCGACTTTCTCCTCGGTTGGGATAGTGACCCGGCCCAACGCAATGTTTTTGGCCTGATTGCCGCTGATCTGGATCTGGCCCGGGCCGGCATTCGTCTGCGTCAGTTCGGCCAAACCGTGATTGAACTCCTAGGGGCTAAGAAAATCCATGCCGCTTGGTCGGTGCCGGGGGGAGTTCGATCGCCGTTATCCGAAGAAGGCCGTCAGTGGATCATTGACCGTCTGCCGGAATCGAAACAAACCATTTACCTGGCCCTGAACCTATTCAAAGGCCTGCTTGACAAACTTACAACGGAGGTAGAGCAGTTTGGTAAATTCCCATCTCTCTTCATGAGCTTAGTGGGAAAACAAGGAGAATGGGAACACTACGGCGGTCATCTCCGCTTTACCGATAGCGAAGGCCATATTGTGGCAGATAACCTCAGTGAAGACAATTATCGGGACTTTATTGGCGAATCCGTCGAAAAATGGTCTTATTTGAAATTTCCCTACTACAAACCCCTGGGCTATCCCGACGGTATCTATCGAGTTGGCCCCCTAGCCCGGCTTAATGTCTGTAGCCATATCGGAACCCCCGAGGCCAATCGAGAACTGACGGAATATCGTCAACGGGCCGGTGGGGTCGCGACCTCTTCCTTCTTCTATCACTATGCGCGGTTGCTGGAAATTCTGGCCTGCCTAGAGGCCATTGAACGATTAATGGATGACCCCGATATTCTCTCGAAAAACTGTCGAGCGAAAGCAGGCATTAACCAGTTGGAAGCCGTTGGCGTCAGTGAGGCCCCCCGGGGAACTCTCTTCCACCACTACAACGTGGATGAAAATGGCCTAATCCAAAAGGTGAACTTAATCATTGCCACGGGGAACAATAACCTGGCCATGAATAAAACCGTGGCCCAGATTGCCAAGCACTACATCCACAACCATGATGTTCGGGAAGGTTTTCTCAATCGAGTAGAGGCCGGGATTCGTTGCTATGACCCCTGTTTAAGTTGTTCTACCCATGCCATTGGCCAGATGCCTATGCAGATTGAAATCATCGGGGCTGATGGCTCTGTCCAGCGCACCCTCCAGCGCGATCCCTAG
- a CDS encoding CBS domain-containing protein — protein sequence MKVADIMTTQVVTVRGHQSVAEAVRLMKAHHIFAVIVERRHDEDAYGMITELDIISKVTAYGRDPKKLRVYEVMQKPCIVVNPDLSIEYAARLFANTGIRCAPVIREKLLGMITATDILLKGDFLESPKEQYFEQAIQKAIQEARQICAEKGHASADCRVAWDIVEELQAEAAHQRAQSLEKTALEEYVEEYPEASILINLEEWCSG from the coding sequence ATGAAAGTTGCCGATATTATGACAACCCAGGTCGTCACGGTAAGGGGCCATCAATCCGTCGCTGAAGCCGTTCGCTTGATGAAAGCGCATCATATCTTTGCGGTGATTGTAGAACGCCGCCACGACGAAGATGCCTACGGCATGATTACTGAATTGGATATTATCAGCAAGGTAACCGCCTACGGTCGCGATCCGAAAAAACTGCGGGTCTATGAAGTCATGCAAAAGCCTTGTATCGTGGTGAATCCCGATCTGTCGATTGAGTATGCAGCCCGTTTGTTTGCCAATACGGGGATTCGGTGTGCTCCAGTGATCCGGGAAAAATTATTGGGAATGATTACTGCCACAGATATTCTGCTCAAGGGGGATTTTCTAGAAAGCCCTAAGGAACAATATTTTGAGCAAGCCATTCAAAAAGCCATTCAAGAAGCTCGACAAATTTGTGCAGAAAAAGGTCATGCCTCAGCCGACTGCCGGGTCGCTTGGGATATTGTCGAAGAACTCCAAGCCGAAGCCGCCCACCAACGGGCTCAAAGTCTAGAAAAAACGGCCCTAGAAGAATATGTGGAGGAATATCCCGAAGCCTCAATCCTGATTAACCTGGAAGAGTGGTGTAGTGGTTAA
- a CDS encoding oxidoreductase, giving the protein MSKIRFATVWLAGCSGCHMSFLDMDEWLIDLAQKVEVVFSPVGSDLKEYPDNVDVCLVEGAIANEENLELALELRQKTKIVISFGDCAVTANVPAMRNMLKGADPVLRRSYLELGDTTPQLPDEPGIVPPLLDKVIPLHEVIPVDIFMPGCPPDAHRIRATLEPLVNGEHPLMQGRAMIKFG; this is encoded by the coding sequence ATGAGTAAAATTCGCTTTGCCACTGTTTGGCTGGCTGGTTGTTCTGGTTGCCACATGTCCTTCCTGGATATGGATGAATGGCTAATTGACTTAGCCCAAAAAGTAGAGGTGGTCTTTAGTCCCGTTGGTTCCGACCTCAAGGAATACCCCGATAATGTCGATGTTTGTTTGGTAGAAGGGGCCATTGCTAATGAGGAAAATCTTGAATTGGCCCTGGAACTGCGTCAAAAAACAAAAATCGTTATCTCCTTTGGTGATTGTGCCGTCACCGCCAATGTCCCGGCTATGCGCAATATGCTCAAAGGAGCCGATCCGGTTTTGCGTCGTTCCTACCTAGAACTGGGAGATACCACGCCCCAACTGCCCGATGAGCCGGGGATCGTACCACCGCTATTGGATAAAGTGATACCTCTGCACGAAGTCATCCCTGTGGATATTTTTATGCCGGGTTGTCCCCCTGATGCCCACCGCATTCGAGCCACCCTAGAACCCCTCGTCAACGGTGAACATCCCTTAATGCAGGGCCGAGCCATGATCAAGTTTGGCTAA